The following are from one region of the Chanos chanos chromosome 10, fChaCha1.1, whole genome shotgun sequence genome:
- the cxcr1 gene encoding C-X-C chemokine receptor type 1: MSDQNISLHLDDFYKEQFNDSNLTSYFDLDHGTLSCEPIPLSEAVNISVCAFYILLILLAVPGNLTVGLVIRLSKHKVLPYDVYLFNLMLADLLMALTLPFSAVAVVRGWLFGDVACKLVSVVKEVNFYSGILFLVCISVDRYKAVLHPRQTRQAGCSVAICVGVWALALVLSLPAIYNESYRPLDEGPEVCTERFHPDSADTWRLAVRVMSHVFGFLLPLVIMLLCYSRTALGLQRTSFPRHRPMRVIVAVVLAFLLCWAPFHVAVGLDTVLRSGLVEYSCDTRTAVNVVMFFTENLGLLHCCVNPVLYAFVVKKYRRSFTQLLQRSGLLRCCTETQGNTSPSQTSDITSSAV; this comes from the exons ATGTCCG ACCAAAACATCTCTCTACATTTGGACGATTTCTACAAGGAACAGTTCAATGACTCGAATTTGACGAGTTACTTTGATTTGGACCACGGCACATTGTCCTGTGAGCCCATTCCTCTGTCTGAGGCAgtgaacatttctgtttgtgccTTTTATATTCTTCTCATCCTGCTTGCCGTCCCTGGCAACCTCACCGTTGGCCTGGTCATTCGACTGAGCAAACACAAGGTTCTGCCCTACGACGTGTACTTGTTCAACCTGATGCTGGCAGACCTTCTCATGGCCCTGACTCTACCCTTCTCTGCCGTAGCTGTGGTACGGGGCTGGCTCTTTGGCGACGTCGCGTGTAAGCTGGTCAGCGTGGTGAAGGAGGTGAACTTCTACAGTGGCATTTTGTTCTTGGTGTGCATCAGTGTGGATCGGTATAAGGCCGTTCTCCATCCGAGGCAAACGCGACAGGCGGGGTGTAGCGTAGCCATCTGCGTCGGGGTCTGGGCTTTGGCCCTCGTCCTGTCCCTTCCCGCAATCTACAACGAGTCCTACCGACCCCTCGACGAAGGGCCAGAGGTGTGCACGGAACGCTTCCACCCGGACAGCGCAGACACGTGGCGGCTGGCCGTGCGTGTGATGAGCCATGTTTTCGGTTTTCTGCTCCCGTTGGTTATCATGCTGCTCTGTTACAGCAGGACAGCGCTGGGGCTTCAGCGCACCAGTTTCCCCAGACACAGGCCCATGCGGGTCATTGTGGCAGTCGTACTGGCTTTCCTGCTCTGCTGGGCTCCTTTCCACGTGGCCGTCGGGTTAGACACTGTTCTACGGTCCGGCCTGGTGGAGTACAGCTGTGACACACGCACCGCGGTAAACGTGGTcatgtttttcacagagaaCTTGGGTCTGCTGCACTGCTGTGTTAATCCTGTGCTTTATGCTTTTGTTGTGAAAAAATACAGGAGGAGCTTTACGCAGCTACTGCAAAGGAGCGGTTTGTTGAGGTgttgcacagagacacagggtaACACATCCCCTTCACAGACATCAGATATCACCTCCTCAGCTGTGTGA
- the cxcr2 gene encoding C-X-C chemokine receptor type 1: MDSDEDNFSYPTLWPEPCSVAELNLNSMAIIIIYITVFFLGLVGNSVVIFVVSSMENRRTSTDVYLMHLAVADLLFSLTLPFWAVYVRSGWVFGTFLCKLLSGVQEAALYSCVFLLACISIDRYLAIVKATQVTPRSHQLVGIVCIVVWLGACLLSLPVMIQRESFMPEGQAHLFCYENLTAEVVDEWRVSLRILKHALGFFLPLAVMLVCYSCTVATLFRARNSQKHKAMRVILSVVLAFVICWLPKNIIMLLDTLIQGQHMDHSCELVDFVDTALHITQIVAFMHCAINPILYAFIGKKFRNQFLISLHKKGLIGREILSSYRVGSVYSSANSRHTSVTL; the protein is encoded by the coding sequence ATGGACAGCGATGAAGACAATTTCTCCTATCCAACACTATGGCCTGAACCTTGCTCAGTAGCCGAGCTTAACTTGAATAGCATGGCCATAATCATCATCTACATCACCGTGTTCTTCCTTGGATTGGTAGGCAACAGCGTGGTCATATTTGTGGTGTCTAGCATGGAGAACCGTAGGACTTCCACAGACGTCTACCTCATGCACCTGGCGGTGGCtgatttgcttttctctctcaccctgccaTTCTGGGCTGTCTACGTACGCTCCGGCTGGGTCTTTGGCACGTTCCTTTGCAAACTGCTGTCAGGTGTACAGGAGGCTGCCTTgtacagctgtgtttttctcctaGCCTGCATTAGCATTGACCGTTACCTGGCTATTGTTAAGGCAACACAGGTGACTCCCAGGAGCCATCAGCTGGTGGGAATCGTTTGCATTGTGGTATGGCTGGGCGCATGCCTTCTCTCCCTGCCCGTTATGATTCAGCGGGAGTCGTTCATGCCAGAGGGCCAAGCTCATCTGTTTTGCTATGAGAACCTGACAGCTGAGGTTGTGGACGAGTGGCGCGTTAGCCTGCGCATACTCAAGCACGCGCTGGGATTCTTTTTGCCTTTGGCCGTGATGCTGGTTTGCTACAGTTGCACTGTTGCGACTCTCTTTCGTGCCCGCAACAGCCAGAAGCACAAAGCCATGCGGGTCATACTGTCCGTGGTACTGGCCTTCGTCATCTGCTGGCTGCCTAAAAATATTATCATGCTTTTAGACACTCTGATTCAAGGCCAGCACATGGATCATTCTTGCGAACTTGTAGACTTCGTAGACACAGCTCTGCATATTACACAGATAGTGGCGTTCATGCACTGTGCCATCAACCCTATACTGTACGCTTTCATTGGGAAAAAGTTCCGCAATCAGTTTTTAATCTCTCTTCACAAAAAGGGTCTAATAGGAAGGGAAATCCTGTCTTCTTACAGGGTGGGATCTGTGTACAGCTCTGCTAACTCTAGACACACTTCTGTTACACTGTAA
- the arpc2 gene encoding actin-related protein 2/3 complex subunit 2, which yields MILLEINNRIVEETLSLKFESASNGNKPEAVEVTFADFDGVLYHISNPNGDKTKVMVSISLKFYKELQDHGADELLKRVYGNFLVSPEDGYNVSLLYDLESIPPNKEEVVHQAGMLKRNCFASVFEKYFKFQEEGREGEKRAVIHYRDDESMYLEAKKDRVTVVFSTVFKDDDDVIIGKVFMQEFKEGRRASHTAPQVLFSHREPPLELKDTDAAVGDNIGYITFVLFPRHTSANARDNTINLIHTFRDYLHYHIKCSKAYIHTRMRAKTSDFLKVLNRARPDAEKKEMKTISGKTFSR from the exons ATGATTTTGCTGGAGATAAACAACCGGATTGTGGAGGAAACGCTATCGCTTAAGTTCGAAAGCGCATCCAACGG gaacAAGCCTGAAGCTGTAGAAGTCACTTTCGCTG atTTCGATGGAGTACTATACCACATCTCTAATCCAAATGGAGACAAGACCAAGGTGATGGTTAGCATCTCGCTAAAGTTCTACAAAGAACTACAGGACCATGGAGCTGATGAG TTGTTGAAGAGAGTGTATGGAAATTTCCTGGTGTCTCCTGAGGATG GTTATAACGTCTCTCTGCTCTACGACCTGGAGTCCATTCCCCCGAACAAAGAAGAGGTCGTCCACCAGGCAGGCATGCTGAAGAGAAACTGCTTCGCCTCTGTCTTTGAGAAGTATTTCAAGTTTCAGGAGGAGGGGCGTGAGGGGGAGAAGAGAGCTGTCATTCATTACAGAGATGACGAATCCAT GTATCTGGAGGCGAAGAAAGATCGAGTCACTGTGGTCTTCAGCACTGTGTTTAAGGATGACGATGATGTTATCATCGGAAAAGTGTTTATGCAG GAGTTTAAAGAGGGTCGTCGTGCCAGTCACACCGCCCCCCAGGTCCTCTTCAGCCACAGAGAGCCCCCTCTGGAACTCAAAGACACGGACGCCGCTGTCGGAGACAACATCGGCTACATCACCTTCG TCCTGTTCCCACGCCACACCAGTGCAAATGCCAGAGACAACACCATCAACCTTATCCACACCTTCCGCGACTACCTGCATTATCACATCAAGTGCTCCAAG gCCTATATCCACACTCGCATGAGAGCCAAAACATCGGACTTTCTCAAAGTTCTGAACCGAGCCCGTCCAGACGCTGAGAAGAAGGAGATGAAGACGATCTC GGGTAAGACCTTTTCTCGCTGA
- the gpbar1 gene encoding G-protein coupled bile acid receptor 1: protein MDLRERERLIYSITIPLSSAIFMANLLIIIGIVCNRQLHNTPNYFFLSLLVADLCTGVILPFFPRMVLNRDLDFNACLLVHIFPNFLFLSFLFNLVMVHYERYLCIVSPLHYSQFWVHRCFPLALLTVWVPPLLYASLPAFGWNEWMELHGDQSNQSCNSTLHHLADPEENSTGLCLYDEACSYRKVFPKAYIYLEVYGLLLPAIFSIVGMTGRVLWIARKQLRNICKLHRAVERQQVSEREQQLNMRYAKCVAAVSLTFLVCWVPYIIYLHVSVALLWREGTGDSTIHIILSCTGIGSMAIIPVILGLANRQYTEPVCKLVTKLRDRWTCMQSTMDTAL from the coding sequence ATGGACCtgcgggagagagaaagactcattTACTCCATCACGATTCCTTTATCCTCCGCTATCTTCATGGCCAACCTCCTCATCATTATAGGCATTGTCTGCAACCGCCAGCTGCACAATACGCCAAACTATTTCTTCCTCAGTCTGCTTGTGGCTGATCTGTGCACTGGAGTTATTCTACCCTTCTTTCCTCGTATGGTGCTCAACAGGGACCTGGACTTCAATGCCTGCCTGCTCGTACATATCTTCCCCaactttctcttcctctcctttctcttcaaCCTAGTGATGGTGCATTATGAGCGGTACCTCTGCATCGTAAGTCCTCTGCACTACAGCCAGTTCTGGGTCCATCGCTGCTTCCCTCTAGCCCTGCTGACAGTCTGGGTGCCCCCGCTGTTGTACGCCTCCCTCCCTGCCTTTGGCTGGAATGAGTGGATGGAACTCCACGGCGACCAGTCAAACCAAAGCTGTAACAGCACGCTACATCATTTGGCAGACCCCGAGGAGAACTCTACGGGCCTGTGTCTGTACGATGAGGCGTGCTCCTACAGAAAGGTCTTTCCCAAAGCCTACATCTATCTGGAAGTGTACGGGCTGCTGCTGCCAGCCATCTTCTCTATTGTAGGTATGACGGGACGGGTGCTGTGGATCGCTCGGAAACAGCTGCGGAACATCTGTAAGCTTCACCGTGCCGTGGAACGCCAGCAGGTCTCAGAGCGGGAGCAGCAGCTGAACATGCGCTACGCGAAGTGCGTGGCCGCCGTCTCGCTCACGTTCCTGGTCTGTTGGGTTCCTTATATCATCTACTTGCACGTGTCAGTGGCCCTGCTGTGGCGAGAGGGAACCGGCGACTCCACCATCCATATCATCCTGTCCTGCACGGGCATCGGCAGCATGGCCATCATCCCAGTGATTTTAGGACTGGCCAACAGGCAGTACACTGAGCCTGTCTGTAAACTGGTGACAAAGCTCCGTGATCGCTGGACATGCATGCAAAGCACCATGGACACAGCACTGTGA
- the LOC115822274 gene encoding LOW QUALITY PROTEIN: keratin, type I cytoskeletal 18 (The sequence of the model RefSeq protein was modified relative to this genomic sequence to represent the inferred CDS: substituted 1 base at 1 genomic stop codon), protein MPSGPARFSSGSAFGGAGGMSSRISVANVRDLADKLRPHVQLNNMTLMSPTSDKEAMKGLNDRLADYLSKVRLLEESNNKLERQIKEELMKKGTANDRDWSAYEKQLDDLRKQVKEMTMDNARLLLQIDNARLAADDFKLKFETEQAMRVGTEQDITGLRKHIDDTHLSRMQLESQLEALREELLYLRKNHEEDVASLRSQISESNVSVEMETAKGADLSEIISNIRLQYEKAAQQNQADTEAWYQTKFDNIAAEVSQNTEALQGSKTELNDLRRQRQSLEIELQSLRKMVEALQDTLDETGNRYAQDVNTLNNRIIQLEAELGQVRAQVERQAADYQALLNVKVRLEGEIATYHSLLDDGSTPDDRXDERKVKKAVIISQEVVDGEVVSRSELEVNPVHGPEEEEDWEETAAPEEKTEEDVGGEDEEPSQDTAE, encoded by the exons ATGCCAAGTGGTCCAGCACGGTTCAGCTCGGGCAGCGCGTTCGGAGGGGCCGGAGGTATGTCCTCCCGCATCTCCGTGGCAAATGTCCGGGATCTTGCGGATAAACTGCGTCCCCATGTCCAGCTAAATAACATGACTTTAATGTCACCCACCAGTGACAAAGAGGCCATGAAGGGTCTAAACGACCGTCTGGCAGATTATTTGTCAAAAGTGCGGCTGCTGGAGGAGTCCAACAATAAGTTGGAGCGGCAAATCAAGGAGGAATTAATGAAAAAAGGCACTGCCAATGATAGAGACTGGAGCGCGTATGAAAAGCAACTGGATGATCTTCGAAAACAG GTCAAAGAAATGACCATGGACAATGCGCGGCTCCTGCTGCAGATTGATAATGCCAGACTGGCTGCTGACGACTTCAAGCTCAA GTTTGAGACTGAGCAGGCAATGCGTGTGGGTACGGAACAGGACATCACAGGCTTACGCAAACACATCGACGACACCCATCTGAGTCGCATGCAGCTCGAGAGCCAACTTGAGGCTCTGAGGGAGGAGCTTCTGTACCTGCGGAAGAACCATGAAGAG GACGTTGCCAGTTTAAGATCCCAGATCAGCGAGTCCAACGTCTCAGTTGAGATGGAAACTGCTAAAGGAGCCGACCTCAGTGAAATCATAAGCAACATCCGTTTACAGTACGAAAAGGCCGCGCAGCAGAACCAAGCGGATACAGAGGCCTGGTACCAAACAAAG ttTGATAACATTGCGGCTGAAGTGAGCCAGAACACAGAGGCACTGCAGGGAAGCaagactgaactgaatgaccTGCGCAGACAGAGGCAGTCGCTGGAGATTGAGCTGCAGTCCCTGCGTAAAATG GTTGAGGCCCTGCAGGACACATTGGATGAGACCGGGAATCGCTACGCTCAGGATGTGAACACACTGAATAATCGTATCATTCAGCTGGAGGCGGAGCTGGGGCAGGTGCGTGCTCAGGTGGAGAGGCAGGCAGCAGATTACCAGGCCCTGCTGAACGTCAAGGTGAGACTGGAGGGTGAGATAGCCACCTACCACAGCCTTCTGGACGACGGCAGCACACCTGATGACAGGTAAGACG AGCGAAAAGTTAAAAAAGCCGTAATCATCAGTCAGGAGGTGGTGGACGGGGAAGTGGTCTCCCGGAGCGAACTGGAGGTCAACCCAGTTCATGGtccagaggaagaggaggactgGGAGGAGACGGCAGCTCCAGAGGAAAAGACTGAGGAAGACGTCggaggagaggatgaagagCCTTCGCAAGACACCGCGGAGTGA